From the Cervus elaphus chromosome 20, mCerEla1.1, whole genome shotgun sequence genome, one window contains:
- the LOC122677275 gene encoding 40S ribosomal protein S15a-like, with translation MVHMNVLADALKSIKNAEKRGKRQVLIRPCSKVIIRFLTVMMKHGYISEFEIIDDHRAGNIVVNLTGRLNKCGVISPKFDVQFKNLEKWQNNLLPSCQFGSIVLTTSAGIRDNEEARRKHTGGKILGFFF, from the coding sequence ATGGTGCACATGAATGTCCTGGCTGATGCTCTCAAGAGTATCAAGAATGCCGAAAAGAGAGGCAAACGCCAGGTCCTTATTAGGCCGTGCTCCAAAGTCATCATCAGGTTTCTAACTGTGATGATGAAGCATGGTTATATTAGCGAATTTGAAATCATTGATGATCACAGAGCTGGGAATATTGTTGTGAACCTCACAGGCAGGCTAAATAAGTGTGGAGTGATCAGCCCCAAATTTGATGTGCAAttcaaaaatctagaaaaatggcagaatAACCTGCTCCCATCCTGTCAGTTTGGTTCCATTGTACTGACAACCTCAGCTGGCATCAGGGACAATGAAGAAGCAAGACGAAAACATACAGGAGGGAAAATCCTTGGGTTCTTTTTCTAG